tcttttgacagaTTCCGAAAccacttttgttcatttttgaccACATATAAAAACTGGGGGTCACCTTCAGAGCAGTGTGTACTACATGGAAAGAACTGGACAATTCCTTTTCTAAAGGAGGAATTGTGATCAAGAGGAAATAAGCTTGCTTTTTACAGCAAGACTGAAGATTCTGAATTAGAACTTCAATGGTAAGTTCAGTATGTTCTCTTCACTCATAACCTTCATTCATGAGCGTCCCACCCCAGGTCTTCTGCACTTACCTGAAAAAGCCAGACTTCTCAGGGAGGTACTGAGATGGGCCACCTGTCTGAATTCCAGATGGGATTCTTTTCTAGTAATAAGTCTGCTTGGGCACTTCCATGGACTGCGTGCATTCGAAAGGCCCAGCCAGTTCACTAAAGCAAAAGGAAACTGGTGTGTTCGAAGTTCCGTAAGAGAGTCAACAGCAACCACAAAACCTCAAAACTATTTCAAACACACTAGCGTTGAAAAACCAGGCTCTTAAAAAGATGAACAGTAATCCAGGTTGCAAAATGACAACAAGGCCAACTGTCAAGAAATATTAAGGTTTTAGGACTACTGTAAGAatccattaaggaaaaaaatgatattatcaaaaacaaaaaggggagATAAACTGTGTGTTGTGTTTGGGATGAAAGATTGTATATGTAGTATTTCCCTTCGAAAATTGACAGAGTTGTTCTGTCACCCACTGGGGACCTAGAACTACTATTCTTATCATGTATTTTGGTGATTAGCTCTGTCATGGATATATAATATTGCCTATGATATGACACTGAACAGTTCATTTacttagagtgagagagaggatggCTCAAGCAGAGACCATTAGAGTGGCAGAGTAAGGGAGTACATTTGTCCACAGCCTTGCTTTTTAGACTCTTAACATTATCTCCAAAAGAAGATAAGCACACAGTCACAGACATAAATGGCaagtatttgaaagaaaaataagttcctCAAACTGCTCTAATTTGTCTAGCTTATTATGCAGCACTGTAATAGTCTAGAAATATTATAACTATTGTGTAAATTACATGATAATTTTGTATAGAAATCTGGGAGTTAAAATGCTAATTTGttaaatatcaacattttaaatatactccAGTTTTTAGCTCTAATTTGAcatttctgcattaaaaaaaagagaaaagcgaGCATCAAACACACCATCCCTGGGTTCTCTCTACTTTCAAGGCCCTAATTAGAATTATGATTTTGGTAATTTCTGATGATTTCCGGTTTCCTGTCAAATGCTGAAGAATATTCTAGGCAAACAGTTTGCAATCCCTGTTTCCTTTTGTTCACATTTCTTGTTTTACGCATAATATTATTAGCGCATCTGactgttgttttttagtttcaagGGAAGGTCTCTTTCTCTGGAAAGTCTTCAGCTGCAGCAGGTGTGCCATTTTTGTGTTATAGGAGTAAATAGGAGTAAAAAAAACTCAATATGTTTCAAAATAACTCAAACTGGAGGAATTTTAGTTTTTAGTAATGGTAGAGAAGACTGTTCCAGACACACCCACCTTCTaagaacaactaaaaaaaaaaaaaaaggatagaatatAAAACCTATTGGTTTGAAGGTTATAGAAAGCTGGCCAGGTCATGAGaacctgaaaaaacaaaatccccaGGAAAAGAGAAGTACAAAGGGTGAACCTGATTTTTAATTCTAGTTTTCACTCAAGGTGTTTCTGATTTGTAAGTGGCcactgagaggcagagaaattGAGCAGAAAGGGGTAGTTAGGAAGCTCAGAAGTGAAGGACACCTGTTTAGGGGCAAAATTAGAGTCCAGGGACCACAAAGAAGGTGGCACCCTTATAGTCAAGCTTTCAAGTGGGACCTTTATAGGACTTCACCTTTGGAGAAGGCATGAACTAGAAATGCTATGTCATCACAAGATTAGAGCCAAATTTCTAATCTACTAAATTAGTTAGGTAAATAGATAATCAGTGAATAGATTAAGGGATTCATCATCATTTTAACAGCCTCCCTCTTACCACGAGCAAAAGTCATgtctggtggggcacctgggtggctcagtcggttaaaacctcccactcttgattttgttcaggtcatgatctcacagttcgtgagatcacattctgtactggcagcatggagcctgtgtgggattctctctctgcctctctctgcctctctctgcctctcccctgctcacacacactctctctccctttataaataaataaataaataaataaataaataaataaataaataaataaacaaacaaacaaacaaacacctaaaaaaagtaatttctggagccaaaaaaaaaagttctagagaatGATAACACTTTCTAAATCAGTAAATTAGCTCTGAAAATTTTTGCATGTATTGTTCAAGGTTCTGTacaaatagatatagatatagacatagatatagatatagatatatataatttaaagatacaattggctttattttttaaagtttatttgtttaactTGAGatagagattgggggaggggggcagagagaagggagagagagaattctaggcaggctccacactgtgctgttagtgcagagccccatgtggggctcaatctcatactgtgagatcatgacctgagccaaaatcgagatcagatgcttaacccactgagccatctaggcacccctataattgGTCTTATTAAATGAcccatgaatcaggcagcatcccatctagcaagtagaggggagttCCTCAAGTTTCAATTGATATTAATAGGCATACTTATGTCAAAAGATAAGACCTAATAaccaaaatcatgaaaataaacctaaaatagaaacaaatgcaTAAGGAGATACAGATTGaaggactttaaaataactgattAATAGTTTGAAGAAATAAGGTGAAATGCAgagaattttacatttcttttgggaatctagcttttaaaattcaaatggaaattctgaaacagaaaaataaaataataaaattaaatactcaaTTGATGGGGCTAATAGAAGATGAGACACAGAAAATGGAGCTAgaataaatcagaagaaaatatcagattgaagaacagaggagagaagaaaggataaaaattacacaaaatcaCACAGAAGACACAGGAAAGTCCTAACATGCCCAGAATTGGTGtcctagaaaaagagaagagaaagaattagGCAGAACCAATATTTAAAGAGGTAATAAGATAAAGAATTATACAAACCCCCTAATATAATAGTATCTAAATGAGTGAGCAATCACAAACAAAGGTTTTAGACTACATGAAAAAAAGTACATGACAGTAAATGTTGATTAAGAGACACACTTGAAATGCaacacaaaaaaactaaaatagatgaatgaaaaaaaattttaaggccaatataactatattttatatatttatcaggGAAATTAGACTATAAGGCAAGACACTTTATTGgcaataaacacaggaaattttattatgataaaagagttaatatttccaaaatattatagTTGTaaatttgttacaattaataatgagtttcaaaatatgtaaagcaaaataaTGATGCAACTAAAAGGAAAATGGACAAATCCATTATCatagggagattttttttttttttttgagacagagagagacagagcatgaatgggggaggggcagagagaaagggagacacagaatctgaagcaggctccaggctctgagccatcagcccagagcctgacgtggggctcgaactcagggaccgcaagatcgtgacctgagctgaagtcagacgcttaaccgactgagccacccaggcgcccctatcatagGGAGATTTTTAACAGATGTCTCTTAGTAACTGATAcaccaaacagacaaaaactcaACATGGATACAGTGGATTTGAACAATGCAATAAATAAACTTGACCTTATTTACATACCTTATACTCAGCAAATGCAAAATTCATATCAAATGCCAAGCCAGTTAACCAAATGATGAATctaaaagaaaccttaaaaattatcaaaaagtaaaattatacagAGCACATTTTCTGACAACATTGCAGTTAGGAtagaaatcaataatgaaacaagataatattaaaaattttatatttgaaaagtaaTAAACTTTTAAGTAATTCAAACACTAAGAgaatgaatacaaatgaaaattaggagatatttttctttgaattatagTGAAAGTTCAACGTATCAAAACTTTTAGAATACAGCTATAGACATACTTAAATGCTGTTATTAGGAGTAAACAGCTGAAAATAACCTCTTTTCCTTTGGCTTGCCACTGGGCCATGGGCCCAGTGGTATTGCCATGGGCCACCACCCACCCCGGTGTTACTGGTATTGTAAGAACAAGCGGTGTCCAAAGTCTTGTTTCTGCAGAGGTGTCCCTGATGCCAAGGTCCGCATCTTTGACCTTGGGCAGAAGAAGGCAGAAGTGGAGCAGTTCCCACTGTGTGGCCACACAGTGCCAGAGGAATACGAGCAGCTCTCCTCTGAAGCCCCGGAGGCTGTCCGTATGTGTGCTAACAAGTACATGGTGAAAAGCTGTGGCAAAGGTGGTTTTTGCATCCAAATGCGGTTCCATCCCTTCCACGTCATCCTTATCAACAAGATGTTGTCTTGTGCTGGAGCTGACAGGCTCCAGACAGGTGTGTGGGGTGCCTTTGGAAAGCCCCAGGGCACAGTGGCCAGGGTCCACATTGGCCAAGTCATCATGTCCACCAGTACCAAGGTACAGAACAAGGAGCATATGATTGAGACGCTATGCAGGGCCAAGTTCAAGTTCCTTGGCTGCCCGAAGATTCACATTTCCAAGAAGTGGGGCTTTACTAAGTTTAATGTGAATGAATTTGAAGACATGATGGCTGAAAAGTAGCTTATCCCAGATAGCTATGGCTTTGGTCAAATACATCCCTAATTGTGGCCCCTTGGACAAATGGTAGGCTCTGCACTCATGAGAACCTTGACACTGCCCGCTCCTTATTCACGCCCACAATAAACCCTGCttcctgtcaaataaaaaaaaagctgaaaataaatcATCCAAGTATCCATTTCCACTAGTTAAAAAAATTAGGCTGaggcaacaggcacatgaaaagatgctcaacgtcacacctcatcagggaaatacaaatcaaaaccacactcagatatcacctcactccagtcagagtggctaaaatgaaccaaataaggagactatagatgctggagaggatgtggagaaacgggaaccttcttgcactgttggtgggaatacaaactggtgcagccactctggaaaacagtgtggaggttcctcaaaaagttaaaaatagatctaccctatgacccagcaatagcactgctaggaatttacccaagggatacaggagtgctgatgcataggggcacttgtaccccaatgtttatagcagcactttcaacaatagccaaattatggaaagagcctaaatgtccatcaactgatgaatggataaagaagttgtggtttaggggctcctgggtggctcagtcggttaagcaaccaacttcagctcaggtcatgatctcgcagtttgtgagttcaagccctgcgttgggctctgtgctgagacctcagagcctggagcctgtttcagattctgtgtctccccatctctctacccctcccctgctcacgctctgtgtctctctgtctctcaataataaatgagtgttaaaaaattttttttaaatagttgtggtttatatatacaatggaatactacttggcaatgagaaagaatgaaatacagcctttgtagcaatgtggatggaactggagagtgttatgctaagtgaaataagtcatacagagaaagacagataccatatgttttcactcttatgtggatcctgaaaaacttaaaagaagaccatgggggaggggaaggaaaaaaaaagttggagaggaagggagccaaaccataagaaactcttaaaaactgagaataaaatgGGGGttagtgggggatgggagggagggggaagggggtgatgggcattgaggagagcacctgttgggatgagcactgggtattgtatggaaaccaatttgacaatagatttcatattaaaaaataataaaaaaataaacttattgtggtaaacataaaaaaaaaattaggccaaggagcaaaaagaaacaaataataaaattaaaaacatatatcagtaaaacataaaacaaatgtgctagagaaaataaatctaataatacattttaaaagactaatAAATTTCACAAATCCCTGGAAAGacagatcaagaaaaaaagaaagtgcacaaaataccaatatcaagaatgatttttttataacAAAGGGTCTTAACTATAGATCCCAttgttaaggaaataaaaacaaaaggatatCATATCAGTTTGGGGATAATAATTTCAATGATTTAGAAAGCCataacttaggggtgcctgggtggctcagtcaattaagtgtccgactttggctcaggtcatgatttcatggctatgggttcaagacccacatcgggctctgtgctgatggctctgacagctcggaacctggagcctgcttcagattctgtctctgtctctctctgcccctcccccactcgcactctgtctctttctctctgtcaaatataaatagatatttttttaaaaagccataattTACCAAAACGGTTAAAGTGgcacaagaagaaatataaaatgcaaataatttagtATCTACTAAATGAATTGAATCTGTAACTAAAACCCTATGAAAGAAATTTCCATGTCCATCAATTTTACTAATCAGTTcctccaaatatttagaaataaactcGACCTTACATATACTATTCCATagctcagaaaaagagaaaaattttccaAGTTATTTGTTGAGGTCATCATAATTTTGATAGCAAATACTGGTAAGAACATTACAATAAAGACCTAAGAGAGACTAACTTTCATTTATATAGACACAAAGCCTatacaaaatattagcaaagcaaatccagtgatataaaaaaaatgataatatattacAGTCAGGTGAGAATTATTCCAGGAAGGCAAGATAGTGTAACGTGAAAAATCAATGAATGCAATTTACCACATAAACCAAATAAAGGAGAACAATCATATGACCATCTCAAATAGAGACCAAAACACATCTCtgaataaaattcaacatccatccatgatttaaaaaagaaaaatgacaaactaagaatagaaggaTATTTACAAAATCCTATAGCAAACATCATATGTCACTGAGAAACAATGAAAGCTGTCCTCTTGATATTAGATGTTTGGTTCAACATAGTATCCTCACCCAGTGTGATGAGGCAAAACAGTCAATAAAAGGTACAAatattggaggggtgcctggctggttcagtttggtatgtagagtgtgtgactcttgatcttggggttgtaaattcaagtcccacattgggtatagagactacttttaaaaaaaataaaatatttttttaaaatggtggtaagtattagaaagaaagaaataaaactgtctttatttgccagtggaataattttatacataaaactTCCAAAGACTACAGACAGACTAAtagaataaatttattaatttagcaAAACAGTTACATGTTAATTTGCAAAAAAATCGATCATATGTCACGATTGCAACACACAAGCAGagaatgcaatttttaaaataatacctttctttctttctttctttctttctttctttctttctttctttctttctttctttctttctttccttatttatttatttttagagagaga
This DNA window, taken from Neofelis nebulosa isolate mNeoNeb1 chromosome 4, mNeoNeb1.pri, whole genome shotgun sequence, encodes the following:
- the LOC131510969 gene encoding large ribosomal subunit protein uL16-like, which produces MGHHPPRCYWYCKNKRCPKSCFCRGVPDAKVRIFDLGQKKAEVEQFPLCGHTVPEEYEQLSSEAPEAVRMCANKYMVKSCGKGGFCIQMRFHPFHVILINKMLSCAGADRLQTGVWGAFGKPQGTVARVHIGQVIMSTSTKVQNKEHMIETLCRAKFKFLGCPKIHISKKWGFTKFNVNEFEDMMAEK